The following is a genomic window from Geoalkalibacter halelectricus.
ACCTGATGCGCACCTACCCCTTTCCCGGCAACGTGCGCGAATTGCGCAACGCCATCGAACGGGCGGTGGCCTTCTGCAACGGCCGCGAGATCGCGCCCGCCCACCTGCCCGAACGCATCCGCAAGCACCGGGCCGGCGCCAATCCCCTGGTGGGCGAGGCCCTGCTGACCCAACTGCTTGCAGATTCCGACTTGCCGAGCTTGGAAGAATTGTCCAACCGCTATGTGGCCCATGTCCTGGAGCGGCTGGGCGGCAACAAGCGCCGCGCCGCCCAGATCCTCGACATCAGCCGCGCCACTCTTTATCGACGGCTGGGGTTGAATGGGGAATAGCGCCGCGGCGCGGATTCAAGCCCGCGCATCAGGCCCCGACAGTGAAGTTTTTCTTAAGCATTAAACGGCGATGCGGTCAACCCTCATGATTGTTTTACCTTCTCCGCGTTCTCGTCCAACCTCTTTTTGCGCTGCTCCCCCCTTTTATCGTCCCAGCGGGTGACGGCGCCGTGTCGGCACATAATTTTTTCGGCTCTCGAGGCATTCTCGGGAGATGCCTTCACGGTGTGGTGGATGCCTCCCTGGTGAACTCCTGCCAAACCAACACCGCCCTGCTATATTCCAAGCCCCAATTTGTGCCCCTAGGAAGCTGCCGGACTATCCATGAGCCGGCTGCTAATCCGGCTGTTTGGCCCGGATAGTCCGACGGCCTCCTAGGAGTTTCTTGACAAACTCCAGGCCAACGGTAGGTTTTACCCTGGAGTGGCGCGGCAGGTTTTTTACCCGGGTGCAGGGATCGTGGCGAAAAAAAAGGGCGCTTCCTTGTAATTGCGGATGAGAAAGGATTGAATCTGAGTGAACCAAGTAAACAGAATGATCTCCGGTTTTTTCTGGATAGCCCTTTTCCTGGCGGTGGTGCTGCTGCCGGTGTGCCTGCTGCTGGTCGCGCCCACACCCTCTGGTCGTCCTTTCTGGCTTGAGTTCTCCCTCGCTCTCGGCTTTTTCGGCATGACCCAGATCGCCGTGCAGTTTGTGCTGATTGCCCGATTTAAATCACTTACCGCACCTTACGGCATCGATGTGATTCTGCAACTTCACCGTCATCTCGCGTTGGTCGCACTGGCCGTCATTCTGCTTCATCCCCTGATTATCCTGATCGACAATCCTTCACGACTGAAACTTCTCAATCCCCTGTCAGGCAATTGGGCAAGCCGCTTCGCGCTGGTGAGCGTATTGTGCCTTCTGATCCTTGCCGGCACCTCCCTGTTTCGCGAGAAATTAAAGCTGAACTATGAATACTGGCGTTTTTCCCACCTGGTGTTTGCCGTTCTTGCCATTGTTTCTGCGCAACTGCATGTCTTCCTCGCCGGTCTTTACACCAACTCCTGGTGGAAGCAGGCGATCTGGATAACTGCAACATCGGCCATGCTGGCCCTGGTGCTGCACCTGCGCCTGATCAAACCTGCGTGGCAGCGCGGCAGGCAACCATGGCACATAAGCGAGGTCCGCCCCGAGCGCGGCGAGACCTGGACCCTGGTCTTGGAGGCGGACAGGCACGCGGGAATGGAATTTCTTCCCGGCCAATTCGCCTGGCTCAAACTCGGAGGAGCCTTCACCCTCAAGGAACATCCCTTCAGCTTCAGTTCCAGCGCCGGCTCCCGCACACGCCTGGAATTCGGCATCAAAGCGCTGGGCGACTTCACCAGCACCATCAAGGACGTAGAGCCCGGCACGGCGGCGTATCTCGATGGCCCGCACGGCGCTTTCTGCATCGACCGCTATCCGGCGGTCGGTTATGTGTTCATCGCCGGCGGCATCGGAATCACTCCCATGCTGTCTTTTCTGCGCAGCATGGCCGACCGCAAGGATCCCCGCCCAATCCTGCTCTTCTACGCCGACCGGAATTGGGAGGATCTGGCCTTTCGCGAAGAACTCGAGCTGCTCAAAAATCGGCTCGACCTCAATCTGGTCTTTGTGCTTGAGGAGCCGCCGGATGACTGGCAGGGGGAACAGGGCAAGATCAACTCTGAAATTCTTGAGCGACACCTGCCCGAGGAGCTGATTCACCGCAACTTCTTCGTTTGCGGCCCGGCACCGATGATGAATGCGGTGCAAGACGCCCTTTTAGAATTCGGAGTCAGCAAGACATCCATTCATCTTGAACGCTTCAATCTGGCCTGATCAGGGAAAGGGTGAAATCCTAACCATGCGGCACCTTCTGACCCACATTGCCATTTTCACGATTGCGCTGTTTCTAATCGCCGCGGCGGCCCTGTTCGGCTGGAGCCGCTCCGCGCAATTGGTCATTACCGATGAGGCAACCGTTCTCGCCGGATTCGAGCCTATGCCTGAGGAGGAATTTAACTGGACGCAACTGGGAGCAAAAGCCTATCTGCGCAACTGCGCCAATTGCCATGGAAGAGAGGGGGAAGGGTGGGATCAGTATCCCGCACTGGGCCACACCGCGCCACTTTTTGAGTCTCCCGGCGGCCGGGACTATATCATCGATGTGCACCTCTACGGGCTCACCGGCGACCGCTGGGGCGTACCTATGCCGCCCATGGGCCATATCCACGACATCGAAATGGCGGCAGTGATCAACCACGTCCTGACGAATTTCGGCAACGAAGCGCTGCTCGACGAAGATGCCGAGCTCTACGCACCCGAGGATATCGGGCCAAGGCGGGGACAGGACCTGTCGCCCGCGCAGGTCAATGAGCGGCGCTTGGAAGTGATGGGGGTCGAGGAGGAATGAATACCGGCCGCTCCGCGCCACTATTTATCCGCACCTGGGATTGAAGGGAGGAATAATTTACAGCGGCGCGGCGTGGATTCAGGCCGGTGCATCGGGCCGCGGCAGCCACTTGTCCAGCATGGCCGCCAGGGCCTGGGCGTCGATGGGTTTGGAGAGATAGTCATTCATGCCGGCATCCAGGCAGCGCCGGCGATCGGCTTCCAGGGCGTGGGCGGTCATGGCCACCACGGGGATGCGCGAATCACGCACCCCGGATGATTCGCGGCGGATGGCGCGCACGGCCTCAAAGCCATCCATTTCCGGCATGGACACATCCATGAACACCAGATCGTAGGGACGTTCCTCAAGGGCCTTTAGCGCTTCGGCGCCGTTGCCCACGGCATCCACGCGCGCCCCCATTTTCTCCAGCATGCGCACCGCAACCAACTGATTGACGCTGTTGTCCTCGGCCAGCAGAATGCGCACGTTGCCGTTTAATTTCGGCAGCCGCGCCGCAACCTGAACCTGGCGCGGCAAGGGTTCGGCAGCGGCGGTGACCTCCTGCCTGGCCAGCCGCAGGGTAAACCAGAAACAGGCTCCCTGCCCCGGGTTGCTTTCCACGCCGATCGTGCCCCCCATCATCTCGGCGAGCTGCTTGCAGATGGCCAGGCCCAGCCCCGATCCGCCGTATTTGCGCGTGGTCGAGGCGTCCAGTTGCGAAAAGGGCTGAAACAGCTTGGGCAGTGCCTCGGCGTCGATGCCGATGCCGCTGTCGCGCACGGAAAACCGCAGCCTAACCTCGCGGCCCAGATCCTCATCAAGGGCCACCCGCACCTCCACCGTACCGCTGGGAGTGAATTTAATCGCGTTGTCAACCAGATTGGTCAGAACCTGACGCAGGCGACCAGGATCGCCGCGCAGCAGGCGCGGCACCTCGGCCGCGAGGCTCCAGTTAAACAACAACCCCTTGTTGCGCGCCTGAATCCGCATCATGGCCGCGAACTCACCCAGAAAGTCCCGCAGGTCGAGGTCGAGGATCTCAAGGTCGAGCTTGCCCGCCTCGATCTTGGCAAAATCAAGAATGCCGTTGATCAATGCCATGAGCGATTCGGCGCTGCCGCGCACTCCTTGAGCGTAGTAGCGCTGCTCGTCATTGAGGCCGCTGTCGAGCAGCAAACCGGCCATGCCGATCACCCCGTTCATGGGAGTGCGAATCTCGTGGCTGATGGTAGCGAGAAATTCACTCTTGGCGGCGTTGGCGCGCTCGGCCTGCTGGGCCAGGTGCGCGGCAGCCTCCCGGGCCGCCTCAAGGCGCTGGTTACTAGCCTGTAGCTCCTCGACGGCCTGGCGGCGCTCGGCGATTTCCTGGTGCAGTTCTGCGGTGCGGCTGCGCACGGTTTGGCGCAACGTGTAGGACCAGAGGAGCGCACCGGTCAGCAGCGCGAAAGCGGGAACGATTAACCAGAAAAAGTATTTCAGAACGTCGCGAAAAGCCACTTGCGGCTGCTCATAGCCGCCCAGCCAGGCGGCGTAGATGCGCCGATACTCTCCCGTGGCGCGCAGATTGGCCAATCCCTCGCTGAAAAAATTCAGAAGCCATTCGTTGTTTTTCGGCACCGCGAAGCAATACTCGGGCGAGCGCACCGAGTGGTCGGATACGCGCAAGTTGCGCCAACCGAGTTGCTCGATCCAGTAAAGGGCGGGCAACTTGGCCACCAAGGCCACGTCGTGGCGGCCCGCGGCCAACAGCCTCAGGGCTTCTTCCTGGGAAGAAACCGGGACCAACTGCTCGGCAAGCCCCAGATCGAGGGCGGCATCGTGCATGATGTCACCCTCCATGACCAGAATGGAGAGCCCATCAAGGTCGCCCAGGCTGGCGGGCATGGGGCTGCCGCTACGCACCACCAGGGCGTGGTTGACGATGGAATGCGCCGGGCTGAAATCGAAATACCTCTCGCGCTCCGTTGAAAAAAACATGCCCTGCACCACGTCGATTTCATTGCGCTCCAGGGCCTGGCGGATCTCCTTCCAGGGTCCCAGGCGAATGCTGACGTCCAGACCCAGTTGCCGGGCAATGGCGCGGGTCAGATCGACGTTGAAACCGGCCGGCTCGCCGTTTTTGTCCAGGAACTCAAAGGGCGGATAATCGCTGTCGCCGCCGACAACGATCCGCCGCCGCGTTTTCTGGCGGCTCTCGATGGGGCTGAACCATTTGTTGTGCAGGCGCTGAAAGGTGCCATCGGTCATGACGATGGACAGCCCCTCGTTGAGAATCCCGAGCAACTCCCGATCCCCGGCGCGCACGGCAAAGCAAAACGCCTGGGAAAATTCATCGAGGGGTGGGCCGACGATGCGCAAATTACCCAACCCCAGCTTGTCCAGAAGCTGATGGGCGACGAGCTCCTGCACCACCACCGCGTCGTGACGCCCCTCGGCCAGCTCACGCAGAGCCTGCTCGAAGGTGGTGGTGGTAACGATGGCGGTTTGCGGCAGGTCGATGCGACGCAGAAATTCCTCGGCATTGTCGCCGCGCATCACCGCGACCTGGCGGCCCGCCAGATCATCCAGGGAGAGAATTTGGCGGTTATCCTCGCGCACCACGATGGTGCCGTGCAGGGTGATGTAGGGCACGGTGAAATCGAAGATCTCCTCACGCTCGGGCGTGCGACCCACCAGGGGCAGAACCTGCACCTCGCCCCGGGCCAGGGATTCCCTGACCTCGCTCCAAGGCCCGATGCGAAAGGACACCTCATGGCCCATGGCCTTAAGGGCGGCGCGCAACAGCTCCACGGAAAACCCGTCGGCCTGCTGATCTTCGGTGACGATGCAGAAAGGGGGAAAGTCGTACTCGCTGGCGGAGAGGATCACCCGCGCGGCGTCCGCCTCATCCATGGAGACGGCACCGGCCGCCGGAACCATCCGTGGGCAGAACAGCAGTAGGAGAAAAATCAAACCGAGGACCAGAGAGGCCGCGTCGGGAATCCTCGTCCCCGGCCGTTGCTGAAAATAGGAGTTGATCGGTGTACCCATGAAATGAAACCTGGCTGAATAAAGGCGGCGTTCCGCCTTGGGATGCGAGAGAGCCAGTTTCACACAAAAGCATTCTAATGTCCACGTGCTTAGGCGTGGGCGTCGACAAAAAAAGAGCAGAGGGCCGCGGCCGTCTGCTCTTTTTGCATGTCCCTTTCGCGGACTTCCTAAGATTCCTGGGCCATTAAATTTTTCCCCACCCAGTTTTTCGAGAACTGGTAGGCGGTGCGGCCGCAGCGTTTGCTCTTGTCGTGGCTCCACTTGATGGCGGCCAACTCGCAATCCTTGCTCCAGGCCACCTCGCGCCCGAGCTGCCGGCTCCAGCGTTCGAGGCAGAATTTCACCGCCTCGAGGTAGCGATCCTGGGAGAAGACATGGAAAGGAACCCAGAGCCCGAACCGGTCGGAGAGCGAGCTTTTCTCCTCCTGGATTTCGCTCTGCTGCAATTCACCCTTGACGTACTTGCCGCCGAGGTGGTCGCCGTCGTATTCGGGCAGCAGATAGCGGCGGTTGGAGGTGACGTAAATCAACACGTTTTCCGGTGCCGAGTAGACCGATCCGTCGAGGGCGCTCTTGAGCATCTTGTAGGACAGCTCACCCGTTTCGAAGGTGAGGTCGTCGCAGAGCATGATGTAGCGATAGGGTTGATCCTCGATGGCGGCGAAAATCTCGGAGATGTAGATGAGGTCTTCCTTTTCCACCTGGATGATGCGCAGGCCCTCATCGGCGAACTCGTTGAGCAGGGCCTTGACCAGGGAGGACTTACCGGTGCCGCGCGAGCCCCAGAGCAGGGCGTTGTTGGCGGGCAGCCCGCGCAAGAACTGGCGGGTATTGCTGACCATAATTTTTTTCTGCTCCTCGACGCCAAGCAACTCGTCCAGGCGGGTGGTGTCGGTCACCTTGACCGGTTCGAGGTAGCCGGAAAAGGAATGCCGACGCCAGTTGGCGGCGTGGCAGTTGGCCCAATCGACGGGTTTGATGGCTTTGGGCAGCAGCATTTCCACAGAACCGAGCACCCGCTCGAGCTGCGCGACGACTTCAGGCTTGAGATTGATCATCCGAAACTCTCTCTTCCACATAACTGTTCAGCATGGAGGGGGGGCACAGCCCCACACCGGACGAATAGATTCTCTTTCACAACCAAGCAAGTTCAGCGGCGACGCGCCGGGGGTGCACGAAAGGAGGCCAAGCGGAAATTCTTTTCGCGGGAAAAGCAATCTGCCGAGACACTGCGCAACCGGGGAGACGCCGCGCAGGTATACGCCAAAACGGGGTTTTTTGTCAAACCTGAATCCGTGAGATCCAACCGGGCAAGAGCGCAAGTCATTGACCTGCCTAAGCATTCCAAAAATCACCGATGAACCTATGGGTGCACCTCAGATTTTTTGAAACACTTATTCAGGCCAAGCACTTACACTCTTTTCCCGCCCGGATCCCACGGATCCAGGTCAAATTCAAAGTCACCCCCGACAGGCTGGCGGAGGCCCGTCGCGCCACCAACTACGCACTTACCTCGGGCCGAGGACAAAGCCCCCTTTCCGGCCAAAAAACAAAAAACAGCGTTTTTCTTCAAATCCAAAAAACAAAAAACAACATGAAATACTCCTATTAAAATCATGATTTATTCGTAAAACCATGTTATCCTCAATCTCAAAACCTGAGAAACCAAGATGGCTTCTTCAGGCGCTCATCGCCGGCAGCACGTACTGACCCGGTCTTTTCTCTTCCGGCCTAAGCCGCACCGCGCGAACCCAGACGAGGAGGAATGATGTTCAGCACCCAGGGATTGTCGCTGACCCGCATCCGTGGAGACCTGTTTGGCGGATTGACCGCCGGCGTGGTGGCCCTGCCCCTGGCGCTGGCCTTCGGCGTGGCATCAGGGGCCGGTGCTGCGGCGGGTCTCTACGGAGCCATCACCCTGGGGCTGATCGCCGCGATTTTCGGCGGCACGCGCATGCAGATCTCGGGCCCTACCGGGCCCATGGCGGTGGTGTTCGCCTCGACCCTGACCGTAGTCGGCGGTCAGATTCACCTGGCCATGGCGGCGGTGCTGGTGGGCGGGGTCATCCAGATGCTACTCGGCGCCTTCAAGGCGGGCGGCCTGGTGCGCTTTATTCCCTATCCGGTCCTGTCGGGATTCATGAGCGGCATCGGCATCATCATCATCTTGTTGCAGATCCCCCCCCTGCTCGGCGCGCCGCCGGTGTCGGCACCGCTATTGGCCTTGCAGCAACTCCCCGCGGCCCTCTCTGCCGCAAATCTCCAGACCGTGCTGCTCACGGTTCTGACCCTGATCATCGTCTTTCGCACCCCCATGTCCATCAGCCGCGTGGTTCCCTCGCCCCTGGTGGCCCTTTGCCTGATGACGGTACTCGCCGTGACGGCCGGATTCGAGGTACCGGTGATCGGTGAAATCCCCATGGGGTTGCCGGAATTTGTGACACCGGCGTTTTCCCTCCAGACCTGGGCCACGGTGATCGTCCTCGGCGCCACCCTGGCCTTGCTCGGCAGCATCGACAGCCTGCTCACCTCCCTGGTCGCCGATTCGGTCACGCGCACCCGCCATCAGCCCAACCGGGAACTCTTCGGCCAGGGCCTGGGTAACATGCTGTGCGCCTTTGTCGGCGGCCTGCCAGGCGCGGGCGCGACCATGCGCACCGTGGTCAACATCAAGGCCGGCGGGCGCGATCGGATCTCCGGGGTGGTTCACGCCCTGTTCCTGCTGCTGCTGCTGATCGGCGCAGCCCCCCTGGCGACCAACATTCCCCTGGCGGTGCTGGCCGGCATCCTGATCAAGGTCGGCGTCGACATCCTCGACTACCGCATTCTCAAGCTGCTGCGCACCGCGCCGCGCACCGACATCACCGTCATGGCTGCGGTGTTCGGCCTCACGGTCTTTGTCGATCTCATCGTCGCGGTTGGCGCCGGGGTGGTCATGTCCATGGGCCTGATCATCCACCAGCTCACCCGCCAGGCGAATTTCCGCGTCTGCCCCCTGGAGGAGAAATACAAGGGCAGCGGCATGCTGGACGGCGACGTGCGGCTGCTCGAAGTCGACGGCCCGTTCTTCTTCGGCTCCACCAGCCGCCTTCTTGACCGCGTCGATCAGGTGATGGGCACCCGCGCCGTAGTCATCGATTGTCGACGCGTGCCCTTCATGGACCTCTCGGCGCAGTTCGCCCTCGAGGACATGATCGAGCGGCTCAAATCACTGAATATCCCGGTGGTGGTGGTCGTGCAGGGAGATATCCGCAAGGAACTCGAAAAACTCAACGCGCCGCACCTGCCGCCGGAACTGCTGCACGAAACCCTTGACGACGCCCTTCTGGTGGCACGCCGCGCCCTGGCTGTCTAACCCGAATTATTCATGAGGACTTCTGCTGCGCCCCGAAATTGGGGCAGCGATCCTTCTTTACGAGCACTGTCGGAAAAGACTCAAAACTGGGGGAAGGTAGCAGGATTAGATAGTCGCCGGTCCCGGCCCGGCTAGGGCGCAGCGGCCATCCGGCGCAGGCCGAGAATGACGGCGTCGAGGGGATGGGGCGGGGAGTGGATCGGAACGGCCGTGGCTTCGGCCAGCAGCCCGGCCAGGCCCGGCACCAAGGCCCCGCCGCCGGTCAGAAAAATGCCGCTCTCGATGATCTCGCAGCCCGGCTCGGGAGGGGCGCCGCGCAAGAAATCGGCCACCGTACCGACGATCCTCGCCACCACGGGCGCCACCAGGGCGCGCACCAGGGCAGCGGAAATGTGCACGGGCGCGCCGGCATCGACGTCTGCGGGCACAACCCGCATGGCTGCCGCGCCTTCGGCGTCTTCAGAAACGCCCAGGCTCGTCAGTATGCGTCCGGGGTCGGCGGCTTGAAGGGATTTGTGGCCCATATCGAGAAGGCCAAGGCGTACCTGCTCGCGCAGATCGGCGCAGCCGACCCGAAGGGTGCTTGTCGCGACAATCTCGCCGCAGCGAAGAATGGCACAATCGGTGACGCCCTCGCCCACATCGACGATCATCTGCGCATAGGGCGAACTCAGATCCACGCCCGCCCCCAGGGCGGCGGCACAGGGCTCCGGCACAATCTCCACCTCCGCCGCTCCGGCGGCGCGCAGGGCCTGGTGCAGCAAGGCGCGCTCATCCTCGCGCGCGTCCGTCGGCGCACCGACCAGAACCCGGGGGCCGAGCATCCCCCAGCGTCTGGCTCTTTCCAAACCGGGACGCAGGAAAGCGGCAACGGCGACGGGGTCGGCAACGACCCCCTGGCGCAGTGGCGGAGCCGGCGCGGCGGCGAGGGGATGGATTTCGACCCCGGCGCCCAGCCTCGCCACCCGGATATACGCCGTCCCCACATCGACGGCGACCCTGGGTCGCCAGGAACGGAGTGGATGAAAATCCTCCATGACCATCTCCTTACTGCACCCCCGCGATTGCCGGTCTTTCTGCAAATGCCGTGAATCCTAAGAGTCAGAATAGAAGTCGGTGCCGAACTTTCTTGGGTGCATGGGCGGTGATGGTGGCCGCGATGAAGACCAGCACCACGACTTCCCGGGTGGGCAAAAACCCGTGATAAGCTGCACCAAAGACGACAACCTTCGCC
Proteins encoded in this region:
- a CDS encoding ferredoxin reductase family protein — protein: MNQVNRMISGFFWIALFLAVVLLPVCLLLVAPTPSGRPFWLEFSLALGFFGMTQIAVQFVLIARFKSLTAPYGIDVILQLHRHLALVALAVILLHPLIILIDNPSRLKLLNPLSGNWASRFALVSVLCLLILAGTSLFREKLKLNYEYWRFSHLVFAVLAIVSAQLHVFLAGLYTNSWWKQAIWITATSAMLALVLHLRLIKPAWQRGRQPWHISEVRPERGETWTLVLEADRHAGMEFLPGQFAWLKLGGAFTLKEHPFSFSSSAGSRTRLEFGIKALGDFTSTIKDVEPGTAAYLDGPHGAFCIDRYPAVGYVFIAGGIGITPMLSFLRSMADRKDPRPILLFYADRNWEDLAFREELELLKNRLDLNLVFVLEEPPDDWQGEQGKINSEILERHLPEELIHRNFFVCGPAPMMNAVQDALLEFGVSKTSIHLERFNLA
- a CDS encoding SulP family inorganic anion transporter; translation: MMFSTQGLSLTRIRGDLFGGLTAGVVALPLALAFGVASGAGAAAGLYGAITLGLIAAIFGGTRMQISGPTGPMAVVFASTLTVVGGQIHLAMAAVLVGGVIQMLLGAFKAGGLVRFIPYPVLSGFMSGIGIIIILLQIPPLLGAPPVSAPLLALQQLPAALSAANLQTVLLTVLTLIIVFRTPMSISRVVPSPLVALCLMTVLAVTAGFEVPVIGEIPMGLPEFVTPAFSLQTWATVIVLGATLALLGSIDSLLTSLVADSVTRTRHQPNRELFGQGLGNMLCAFVGGLPGAGATMRTVVNIKAGGRDRISGVVHALFLLLLLIGAAPLATNIPLAVLAGILIKVGVDILDYRILKLLRTAPRTDITVMAAVFGLTVFVDLIVAVGAGVVMSMGLIIHQLTRQANFRVCPLEEKYKGSGMLDGDVRLLEVDGPFFFGSTSRLLDRVDQVMGTRAVVIDCRRVPFMDLSAQFALEDMIERLKSLNIPVVVVVQGDIRKELEKLNAPHLPPELLHETLDDALLVARRALAV
- a CDS encoding rod shape-determining protein, giving the protein MEDFHPLRSWRPRVAVDVGTAYIRVARLGAGVEIHPLAAAPAPPLRQGVVADPVAVAAFLRPGLERARRWGMLGPRVLVGAPTDAREDERALLHQALRAAGAAEVEIVPEPCAAALGAGVDLSSPYAQMIVDVGEGVTDCAILRCGEIVATSTLRVGCADLREQVRLGLLDMGHKSLQAADPGRILTSLGVSEDAEGAAAMRVVPADVDAGAPVHISAALVRALVAPVVARIVGTVADFLRGAPPEPGCEIIESGIFLTGGGALVPGLAGLLAEATAVPIHSPPHPLDAVILGLRRMAAAP
- a CDS encoding transporter substrate-binding domain-containing protein, which translates into the protein MGTPINSYFQQRPGTRIPDAASLVLGLIFLLLLFCPRMVPAAGAVSMDEADAARVILSASEYDFPPFCIVTEDQQADGFSVELLRAALKAMGHEVSFRIGPWSEVRESLARGEVQVLPLVGRTPEREEIFDFTVPYITLHGTIVVREDNRQILSLDDLAGRQVAVMRGDNAEEFLRRIDLPQTAIVTTTTFEQALRELAEGRHDAVVVQELVAHQLLDKLGLGNLRIVGPPLDEFSQAFCFAVRAGDRELLGILNEGLSIVMTDGTFQRLHNKWFSPIESRQKTRRRIVVGGDSDYPPFEFLDKNGEPAGFNVDLTRAIARQLGLDVSIRLGPWKEIRQALERNEIDVVQGMFFSTERERYFDFSPAHSIVNHALVVRSGSPMPASLGDLDGLSILVMEGDIMHDAALDLGLAEQLVPVSSQEEALRLLAAGRHDVALVAKLPALYWIEQLGWRNLRVSDHSVRSPEYCFAVPKNNEWLLNFFSEGLANLRATGEYRRIYAAWLGGYEQPQVAFRDVLKYFFWLIVPAFALLTGALLWSYTLRQTVRSRTAELHQEIAERRQAVEELQASNQRLEAAREAAAHLAQQAERANAAKSEFLATISHEIRTPMNGVIGMAGLLLDSGLNDEQRYYAQGVRGSAESLMALINGILDFAKIEAGKLDLEILDLDLRDFLGEFAAMMRIQARNKGLLFNWSLAAEVPRLLRGDPGRLRQVLTNLVDNAIKFTPSGTVEVRVALDEDLGREVRLRFSVRDSGIGIDAEALPKLFQPFSQLDASTTRKYGGSGLGLAICKQLAEMMGGTIGVESNPGQGACFWFTLRLARQEVTAAAEPLPRQVQVAARLPKLNGNVRILLAEDNSVNQLVAVRMLEKMGARVDAVGNGAEALKALEERPYDLVFMDVSMPEMDGFEAVRAIRRESSGVRDSRIPVVAMTAHALEADRRRCLDAGMNDYLSKPIDAQALAAMLDKWLPRPDAPA
- a CDS encoding ATP-binding protein, producing the protein MINLKPEVVAQLERVLGSVEMLLPKAIKPVDWANCHAANWRRHSFSGYLEPVKVTDTTRLDELLGVEEQKKIMVSNTRQFLRGLPANNALLWGSRGTGKSSLVKALLNEFADEGLRIIQVEKEDLIYISEIFAAIEDQPYRYIMLCDDLTFETGELSYKMLKSALDGSVYSAPENVLIYVTSNRRYLLPEYDGDHLGGKYVKGELQQSEIQEEKSSLSDRFGLWVPFHVFSQDRYLEAVKFCLERWSRQLGREVAWSKDCELAAIKWSHDKSKRCGRTAYQFSKNWVGKNLMAQES
- a CDS encoding c-type cytochrome, whose product is MRHLLTHIAIFTIALFLIAAAALFGWSRSAQLVITDEATVLAGFEPMPEEEFNWTQLGAKAYLRNCANCHGREGEGWDQYPALGHTAPLFESPGGRDYIIDVHLYGLTGDRWGVPMPPMGHIHDIEMAAVINHVLTNFGNEALLDEDAELYAPEDIGPRRGQDLSPAQVNERRLEVMGVEEE